From a single Rhodococcus qingshengii JCM 15477 genomic region:
- a CDS encoding YiaA/YiaB family inner membrane protein → MSAPTTPSKTTAAFYLQAGIAFAVSFVGTLLGIAYLPIDAWQRGFLGMSLLFLVTSTFTLAKVIRDQQEASTVRVRVDEARLEKLIAEHDPFKAAA, encoded by the coding sequence ATGAGCGCACCGACAACACCCTCGAAGACCACTGCAGCCTTCTATCTTCAGGCCGGAATAGCCTTTGCCGTCAGTTTTGTCGGCACCCTCCTCGGAATTGCGTATCTTCCGATCGATGCGTGGCAACGCGGATTTCTCGGAATGTCCTTGCTGTTCTTGGTCACCAGTACGTTCACGTTGGCCAAGGTGATTCGTGATCAGCAGGAGGCATCCACAGTCAGGGTTCGAGTGGACGAGGCTCGACTCGAGAAGCTGATCGCCGAGCACGATCCGTTCAAAGCGGCAGCCTGA